In one Chelmon rostratus isolate fCheRos1 chromosome 7, fCheRos1.pri, whole genome shotgun sequence genomic region, the following are encoded:
- the txndc17 gene encoding thioredoxin domain-containing protein 17 produces the protein MAHYEEVHVRGYDEFSQAVSERKGKDIFAYFSGDKDAQGKSWCPDCVKAEPVVRGEMTHLPEGSVFIYCQVGERAYWKDQNNDFKKTLKLSGVPTLLRYGTPQKLVEEECFKADLVKMMFTED, from the exons ATGGCCCATTACGAAGAAGTACACGTGCGTGGATATGATGAATTCTCTCAGGCTGTGtctgaaagaaaaggaaaggacaTTTTTGCCTATTTCTCTGGTGATAAAGACGCCCAAGGAAAGAGCTGGTGTCCAGACTGTGTGAAAG CTGAGCCAGtggtgagaggagagatgacTCATCTTCCTGAGGGCTCGGTCTTCATCTACTGTCAAGTTGGAGAGAGGGCCTA TTGGAAGGATCAGAATAATGACTTCAAGAAGACACTGAAGTTGAGTGGAGTTCCCACTCTGCTGCGATACGGCACA CCTcagaagctggtggaggaggaatgCTTCAAAGCAGACCTGGTGAAGATGATGTTCACTGAGGACTGA